A portion of the Manduca sexta isolate Smith_Timp_Sample1 chromosome 20, JHU_Msex_v1.0, whole genome shotgun sequence genome contains these proteins:
- the LOC115455319 gene encoding uncharacterized protein LOC115455319 yields MRDHRGVRIFQGINGNGAVVKSAIAVFNDGWTATPCPALTTTNITVVKIQTGARDLILISFYFEPDKPIGPYLEQLGKAVETLGRNGILIGGDTNAKSIWWGSAETDSRGEEMAGMLGEWGLQVLNDGGSPTFETVRGGKLLTSHIDITACSEDIVDKINDWRVDDTMASSDHNAITLKIRKSKDNNVKRKHKTTRKYNTRKANWTYFNEKLKELINLPWWSDELAKMKREVNTKRRRIRCAAPIRRAKVVDEYLKSKEEYENEAKKAQIDSWKEFCRKQNRETIWEGVYRIIGKACPMKEDLPLIHQGQTLTEIESAKLLAETFYPEDNPETDNAEHQRIRSAATKVNDRVYDEPHDPPFTIEELHLAANSFNPKKAPGSDGLTADICKQAIAASPGLYLSLANKCLELGHFPTIWKEATVIVLRKPAKEDYTNAKSYRPIGLLPVMEGAFDSAWWPAIRVRLAEEGCPANIRRVVDSYLQSRKVKVRYSGEEVERWTSKGCVQGSIGGPTFWNLLLDPLLFELDRRGSHCQAFADDVVLAFEGQEMGEIQKRANETLAYVKDWGIRNKLKFAPHKTKAMVITRKLKYDSPILHMGGVDIGLEKQIKILGVTIDSGLTFNTHVSEVCRKAVAFYNKLSRAARLQWGLGPDVIKLLYTAVVEPVVLYGASVWAPASRKLGVRKQLAVVQRGFAQKLTKAYRTVSLNSALLLAGILPLDIRARENASLYEIKRGYSRRVVGDREVERPVAYGELEHPAQRSMVRYRCLADGAEVNQITSQCLCIYTDGSKIQDKVGAAISIWENAAETRSKKFKMESFCTVYQAELLALHGATEEAVKSGREICSVLSDSRAALDTVADGTSLHPLAFKIRKNLRTLKERNKIINLFWIKAHAGMEGNERADELAKDAALKSKTKPQYSRCPVSYVKRQIRAESVDEWDRRYTEGETASTTKIFFPNVVEAHRIMKQTPIDPILTQVFTGHGGFSEYLHRFKCKESPACICDPTESECVMHVLTKCPVHLRERTELEIELDIEVKIENIHIIIAEKKVEINS; encoded by the exons ATGAGGGATCATCGCGGGGTCAGAATCTTCCAAGGGATAAACGGAAACGGGGCCGTAGTCAAGTCAGCAATCGCGGTTTTCAACGACGGTTGGACTGCGACCCCGTGCCCGGCCCTAACCACGACCAACATCACAGTGGTGAAGATTCAAACCGGAGCGCGTGATCTGATTCTGATCTCATTCTACTTTGAGCCAGACAAACCCATAGGGCCATACTTGGAGCAGTTGGGGAAGGCGGTTGAAACACTGGGTCGAAACGGAATCCTCATTGGGGGCGACACCAATGCAAAAAGCATATGGTGGGGCAGCGCAGAGACAGACAGTAGAGGAGAAGAAATGGCGGGCATGCTTGGGGAATGGGGACTTCAGGTACTCAACGACGGCGGGTCTCCAACGTTTGAAACGGTGAGAGGAGGGAAACTCCTCACCAGTCATATTGACATAACGGCCTGCTCAGAGGACATAGTGGACAAGATAAACGACTGGAGGGTAGACGATACCATGGCGAGTTCGGACCACAACGCGATAACTctgaaaattagaaaaagtaaAGACAACAATGTTAaacgtaaacataaaacaacaaGGAAATACAATACAAGGAAAGCAAACTGGACatattttaacgaaaaattGAAAGAGCT gATAAACTTACCGTGGTGGTCCGATGAACTCGCCAAAATGAAGCGTGAGGTGAACACCAAAAGAAGGAGAATCCGATGCGCAGCGCCGATCCGAAGAGCCAAGGTCGTCGACGAGTACCTGAAATCAAAAGAAGAATATGAGAACGAGGCAAAGAAGGCTCAGATTGATAGTTGGAAAGAGTTTTGTAGGAAACAGAACAGAGAAACCATTTGGGAAGGAGTCTATAGGATAATAGGAAAAGCATGCCCGATGAAAGAAGATCTGCCATTAATACACCAAGGACAGACCCTTACCGAAATAGAGTCGGCGAAGCTGTTGGCGGAAACGTTTTACCCAGAAGACAATCCAGAGACCGATAACGCAGAACATCAGCGGATAAGAAGTGCAGCCACAAAAGTAAATGATAGAGTCTATGATGAACCACATGACCCACCATTTACCATAGAAGAACTCCACTTAGCTGCAAACAGCTTTAATCCAAAGAAAGCTCCAGGCTCAGACGGTCTTACAGCAGATATCTGCAAACAGGCCATAGCGGCTTCCCCGGGGTTATACCTGTCACTGGCTAACAAATGCCTCGAACTTGGCCACTTCCCGACCATCTGGAAGGAGGCAACGGTCATAGTCCTCCGGAAACCAGCAAAGGAGGACTATACGAATGCTAAATCGTATAGACCGATAGGCTTGTTACCAGTGATGG AGGGAGCCTTTGACAGCGCCTGGTGGCCAGCAATCAGGGTCAGACTGGCGGAGGAAGGATGTCCAGCCAACATCAGAAGGGTTGTAGATAGCTACCTCCAGAGCAGAAAAGTTAAAGTAAGGTATTCCGGTGAAGAGGTCGAGAGATGGACCTCCAAGGGATGCGTACAGGGATCCATTGGAGGCCCAACCTTCTGGAATCTGCTCCTCGACCCACTGCTGTTCGAGCTTGACAGACGTGGCAGTCACTGCCAAGCTTTTGCCGACGACGTGGTGCTCGCGTTTGAAGGGCAAGAGATGGGCGAAATACAAAAGAGGGCCAATGAAACGCTGGCCTATGTGAAGGACTGGGGAATCCGAAACAAACTTAAGTTTGCGCCGCACAAAACCAAGGCCATGGTAATAACGCGCAAGCTTAAGTACGATTCCCCGATCCTCCACATGGGGGGCGTAGACATTGGTctggaaaaacaaataaaaatactgggAGTCACCATCGACAGCGGGCTGACTTTCAATACTCACGTCTCCGAAGTTTGTAGAAAGGCAGTCGCCTTCTACAACAAGCTATCCCGGGCGGCGAGGCTGCAATGGGGGCTGGGGCCAGACGTTATAAAGCTGCTATATACGGCTGTCGTGGAGCCAGTAGTTTTATACGGAGCAAGTGTGTGGGCCCCGGCCTCGCGAAAACTCGGAGTGAGGAAGCAGCTCGCTGTCGTCCAAAGAGGCTTTGCGCAAAAGCTCACGAAGGCCTACAGAACCGTCTCACTAAACTCGGCCCTACTGCTCGCCGGAATATTGCCCCTCGATATACGTGCGAGGGAGAACGCCTCCCTATACGAAATAAAGAGGGGATACTCTCGGCGAGTGGTGGGAGACCGAGAGGTGGAACGGCCTGTGGCCTACGGCGAGCTCGAGCACCCGGCGCAGCGGAGCATGGTCCGATATCGGTGCCTGGCGGACGGTGCAGAAGTGAACCAAATTACCAGCCAGTGCCTCTGTATATATACAGATGGCAGCAAAATACAAGACAAAGTCGGAGCGGCAATCTCAATCTGGGAAAATGCCGCCGAGACAAgaagcaaaaaatttaaaatggaatccTTCTGCACCGTCTACCAGGCGGAACTGCTGGCCCTTCACGGAGCCACGGAGGAAGCGGTCAAAAGTGGGAGGGAAATTTGCAGCGTCCTGAGCGACTCGAGGGCGGCGCTGGACACCGTAGCAGACGGAACTTCCCTCCATCCCCTTGCGTTCAAAATTAGGAAAAATTTAAGAACATTAAAAGaacgcaacaaaataataaacctattttGGATAAAGGCACACGCAGGGATGGAGGGAAATGAGCGAGCAGACGAGCTCGCAAAGGACGCAGCACTTAAATCCAAAACCAAACCTCAGTATAGCAGATGCCCTGTCTCATACGTCAAGAGACAAATTAGAGCGGAGTCAGTCGACGAATGGGACAGGCGCTATACAGAGGGAGAAACCGCTTCGACCACGAAGATTTTCTTCCCTAATGTCGTAGAGGCTCATCGGATTATGAAGCAAACACCTATAGACCCGATACTAACGCAGGTGTTCACAGGGCATGGCGGATTCTCCGAATACTTGCATAGATTCAAGTGTAAGGAGAGTCCGGCATGCATCTGCGATCCAACGGAAAGTGAGTGTGTAATGCATGTGCTGACTAAATGCCCGGTGCATTTGCGTGAAAGAACTGAACTAGAAATAGAACTAGATATAGAAGTTAAAATAGAgaacatacatataattatagcGGAAAAGAAAGtagaaataaattcataa